ctaaacagaaaattaacaaggaaacacaaactttaaatgatacaatagaccagttagacctaattgatatctataggacatttcttcccaaaacaatgaatttcacctttttctcaggcgcacatggaaccttctccaggatagatcacatcctgggccataaatctagccttggtaaattcaaaaaaatagaaatcattccaagcatcttttctgaccacaatgcagtaagattagatctcaattacaggagaaaaactattaaaaattccaacatatggaggctgaactacacgctgctgaataaccaacaaatcacagaagaaatcaaaaaagaaatcaaaatttgcatagaaatgaatgaaaatgaaaacacaacaacccaaaacctgtgggacactgtaaaagcactcctaaggggaaagttcatagcaatacaggcatacctaaagaaacaagaaaaaagtcaaataaataatctaaccctacacctaaagcaactagaaaaggaagaaatgaagaaccccagggttagtaaaaggaaagaaatcttaaaaattagggcagaaataaatgcaaaagaaacaaaagagaccacagcaaaaatcaacaaagccaaaagctggttctttgaaaggataaataaaattgacaaaccattagccagactcatcaagaaacaaagggagaaaaatcaaatcaataaaattagaaatgaaaatggagagatcacaacagacaacatataaatacaaaggatcataagagactactatcaacaattatatgccaataaaatggacaacgtggaagaaatggacaaattcttagaaaagtacaactttccaaaactggaccaggaagaaatagaaaatcttaacagacgcatcacaagcacggaaattaaaactgtaatcaaaaatcttccagcaaacaaaagcccaggtccagacggcttcacagctgaattctaccaaaaatttagagaagagctaacacctatcctgctcaaactcttgcagaaaattgcagaggaaggtaaacttccaaactcattctatgaggccaccatcaccctaataccaaaacctgacaaagatcccacaaaaaaagaaaactacggccaatatcactgatgaacatagatgcaaaaatccttaacaaaattctagcaatcagaatccaacaacacattaaaaagatcatacaccatgaccaagtgggctttattccagggatgcaaggattcttcaatatccgcaaatcaatcaatgtaatacaccacattaacaaattgaaaaataaaaacaatatgattatctcaatagacgcagagaaagcctttgacaaaattcaacatccatttatgataagaactctccagaaagcaggaatagaaggaacatacctcaacataataaaagctatatatgacaaacccacagcaaacattatcctcaatggtgaaaaattgaaagcattccctctaaagtcaggaataagacaagggtgcccactttcaccattactattcaacatagttttggaagttttgaccacagcaatcagagcagaaaaagaaataaaaggaatccaaattggaaaagaagtaaaactctcactgtttgcagatgacatgatcctctacatagaaaaccctaaagactccaccagaaaattactagaactaatcaatgattatagtaaagttgcaggatataaaatcaacacacagaaatcccttgcattcctatacactaataatgagaaaactgaaagagaaattaaggaaacaattccattcaccattgcaatggaaagaataaaatacttaggaatatatctacctaaagaaactaaagacctatacataaaaaactataaaacactggtgaaagaaatcaaagaggacactaatagatggagaaatataccatgttcatggattggaagaatcaatatagtgaaaatgagtgtactacccaaagcaatttatagattcaatgcaatccctatcaagctaccaacggtattcttcacagagctagaacaaataatttcacaatttgtatggaaatacaaaaaacctcaaacagccaaagcgatcctgagaaagaagaatggaactggaggaatcaacctacctgacttcaggctctattacaaagccacagttatcaagacagtatggtactggcacaaagacagaaatattgatcaatggaacaaaatagaaagcccagagataaatgcacacacatatgaacaccttatctttgacaaaggaggcaagaatatacaatggattaaagacaatctctttaacaagtggtgctgggacatctggtcaaccacttgtaaaagaatgaaactagaacactttctaacaccatacacaaaaataaactcaaaatggattaaagatctcaacataagaccagaaactataaaactcctagaggagaacataggaaaaacaccctctgacatacatcacagcaggatcctctatgacccaccttccagaatattggaaataaaagcaaaaataaacaaatgggacctaattaaccttaaaagcttctgcacatcaaaggaaactattagcaaggtgaaaagacagccttcagaatgggagaaaataatagcaaatgaagcaacagacaaacaactaatctcaaaaatatacaagcaactcctacagctcaactccagaaaaataaatgacccaatcaaaaaatgggccaaagaactaaatagacatttctccaaagaagacatacagatggctaacaaacacatgaaaagatgctcaacatcactcattatcagagaaatgcaaatcaaaaccactatgaggtaccatttcacgccagtcagaatggctgcgatccaaaagtctacaagcaataattgctggagaggttatggagaaaagggaaccctcttacactgttggtgggaatgcaaactagtacagccactatggagaacagtgtggagattccttaaaaaattggaaatagaactgccttatgatccagcaatcccactgctgggcatacacactgaggaaaccagaagggaaagagacacatgtaccccaatgttcattgcagcactgtttataatagccaggacatggaagcaacctagatgtccatcagcagatgaatggataagaaagctatggtatatatacacaatggagtattactcagccattaaaaagaatacatttgaatcagttctaatgaggtggatgaaactggagcctattatacagagtgaagtaagccagaaagaaaaacaccaatacagtatactaacgcatatatatggaatttagaaagatgataacaataaccctgtgtacgagacagcaaaagagacactgatgtatagaacagtcttatggactctgttgcagagggagagggtgggaagatttgggagaatggcattgaaacatgtgtaatatcatgtatgaaatgagttgccagtccaggttcgatgcacgatactggatgcttggggctggtgcactgggatgagccagagggatggtatggggagggaggaggaaggagggttcaggatggggaacacatgtatacctgtggtggattcattttgatatttggcaaaactaatacaatttgtaaagtttaaaaataaaataaaatttaaaaaataaaaaaataaaactgaaaaaaaaagaatattacaaaataaaaaaaaaaaaaaagaaataatgccactttgtagcaacatggaaaaacctagaaattatcatagtaagtgaagtaagtcagaaagagaaagacaaataccatatgatatcacttatatgtggaatctaaaatatgacaaaatgaacttatccatgaaacagaaacagattcatagacatacagaacagacttctggttgccaagagggaagcggggagggagaaatggaatgggagtttgggactagcagatgcaaacttattacatagaaaatagataaataacgaagtcaaggaaatgacaacccactccagtactcttgcctggaaaatcccatggactgagaagcctggtaggctagagtccttggggtcgcaaagagtcggacatgactgagcgacttcactttcagtttctttcactgtataactatactcagtatcctgtaataaattataaaggaaaagaatatgaaaatatatgtatgatatatatatgtataactgaatcactttgttgtacagcagaaattaacacaacatgtaaatcacctatacttcaataaattttacaaaaataaaggtATGACAAATATTCCAAGTACgaaataaaagtttaaagaaatttttaaaaacctccatTCTACAATTCCTCTTTCTAaagatcttttcttttccttccacaaAGAATAAACTTACTATTTCTTAAGAAAGTGAGCCAGGCCATCCTTACCCATGAACAGGTTTTTACCCAAACCTTTCTCTCTGAGGCAGAATACATTTCTCATTAAAACATGGTCCATAGTTTCTCCTCACTTCCCGAGCAATGTTCCTAAGTAGGTGTggtttttttcacatttctttaccGGGCATTGAAACATACAATCACCCTCTTAGCTCCTGCCCTTAACTAAGGGCCACACCATTCCTACTAGAGACATGAACACTCTCAGAGATGCACTTGAATAGTATTTTTGCAGAAATActgtagatttttttcaatacTCAGACCTAAGAAGAACGAGAAAATGGCATGTGGCAGGACATGAACCCATCCAGTTTATTATTTGCGAGGACAAATTGCTTTTTTCACAGGAGATGAGAGATTACCAGAAAACAGCATTCACTGCTAAATATACTTTGATATTAGGATGGTTAAAACAGAAATTGGCATACCTCTGGAAGAACAAACTCCAGAAGGACCACAGAGGGAAACAGTGGCTACAGCCTGTCAACCTGTGCTACGACTTTCTTGTTGCTATGAAAGCAATAACAAAGTTCTGAGCTATTCAACTAGATCTTAGAGAAGTGAGACATGTACAcagacatgaaaaaagaaaaaaagctagagTTTCAACCCAGTTTTCCTCCCCCAAAGCCAGTTTTCCCTTAAGCATCCTTAAAAAGGATGGCTTATCCTTATAGTGAGTAAATGAGACATTTAGGTCCAATAACATAGAAGGgtctttttgaatatttaaacCAGATAACAAAAGACAAGACTGACAATCTTACATATTTATGTCTtcacaattatttttcattagacTTCGTGGGAGCTGCAGACAATACTACAGATTGGTATACTCAACACCCACCTCAGGTTCTTTCTAGTATGTGTCTTCATGTGTTACAAGGTTAATATCACCCAGGTTCTATTGTAGAAATCTGTAAGATTCATTTATAGAAATATACTTAAGATACATAACCAATTTTAAATACAgtctatgacaaacctggacagtgtattaaaaagcagagatgttaatttgctgacaaaagtctgtatagtcagaattatggtttttccagtagtcatgtatgactgtgagagttggaccataaagaagactgagcatcaaagaattgatgctttcaaattgtggtgctggataagactttgagagtcccttggacagcgagatcaaatcagtcaatcctaaaggaaatcaaccttgaatactcattagaagcactgatgctgaaactgaagctccagtactttggccacctgatgtgaagagctgactcactggaaaagatcctgatgctgggaaagactgagggcaagaggataagcgggcaacagaggatgagatgcttggatggcatcatcaactcaacgaacatgagtttgagcaaactccaggagatagtgaaggtcagggaagcctggcatgctgcagtccatggggtcacaaagagttgaacacaactgaatgactgaacaacaaaattttcCATTAATAACACAGTGCTTATAAAGTGCAATGTTATTTCCTTCCCCTGTGCACATTTTCCATATTCAAGTATCATGAATGTCTAGTTACCTACGGCAATGGGTTTGGGATGGGGggatgggaggtggaagggagggttaagagggaggtgatatatgtatatttatagatgGTTTacattgtacaacagaaactaacacaacattgtaaagcaattatcctccaattttaaaaaattttaataaaatgaaaaaaaagctttaaaaattaccCCCCTAAAAAACAATGCCCAATtatttactgctactgctaagtcacttcagtcatgtccgactttgtgtgaccccatagacggcagcccaccaggctcccccgtccctgggactctccaggcaagaatactggagtgggttgccattatttaCTATAGCAGCTCAAATTTTAAACCCCCATGGAATTTGCTACAAATTTGGGTCCTTCAATGTTTTGTATGGAACAATGCTAAATGTATGCTCAGACCTCTACAATGGTGGGCCTAGAAGAGGCATCACCAGGTGGAGAAACTccaccatcaaggaagcccccagGTATTCCTCCCGGCATGCCTCCTGAACTCTGGTACAGCTTGATAATGATAGGGCTGCAAACATTTTCCAGCTCTTTTTTCTGATGTTCAAATTCCTTCTTCTCTGCAGTCTGGTTCTTATCAAGCCAACTGACAATTTCACACTTATCAAGAATCTTCTGTTTGTCCTTATTATTGATCTTGCCTTGAAGTTTTTCATCTTTAACAGTTGCTTTCATGTTGAATATCCAGGATTCAAGCAAATTCTTGAAAGACACCTTGCCTGTTTTATGCAGAAGAAAATTTTACAAGATTCTCTTGCAGAAATATCTTTTGGAGATTTGCAATGCATAACTAAACAATGGTAGGTGGCAGCCACATAGGGAGATCAGAACTTCTGACAAGGAGAAGAGGTATTTGGCTCTCCTGCAGTAACTGTGGCTGAGGTTCTATTCTCATGTTGCTAATATCATAAATAACAGAACGTGCAACAGCAACAAGAAAGTTTCCATTAAAACAATTCCAAGGTGGCTTAGAGTTTCTCTACCCTATTTCTCCCTGACTGTACAGTATCCAAATGTAGCTCCCTGGTCCTCCTCAAAATTTGGCATGCTAGCTAATGCTCCAAAATTAACCACTTTCTATATAAACTACTGAAAGTAGATTCTGTTGTCTGCAACTATTAATGTGGGTCTATATGGGACTTTATACCAGAAATGCTTCCCAAAACTGGATCCTTTAAGGCAATGGAAATTTAATGTTGGTTATTGGGTTAGCCTGCttcagctgccataacaaaatatcaagGACTGGGTATTTAAACAACATACTTATTTTCTCAAAGTTCAAGAGCATGGAAAGTGCAAGATCAATTTTTGGTGAAGTC
Above is a window of Bos indicus isolate NIAB-ARS_2022 breed Sahiwal x Tharparkar chromosome 8, NIAB-ARS_B.indTharparkar_mat_pri_1.0, whole genome shotgun sequence DNA encoding:
- the LOC139184402 gene encoding heat shock cognate 71 kDa protein-like; its protein translation is MKATVKDEKLQGKINNKDKQKILDKCEIVSWLDKNQTAEKKEFEHQKKELENVCSPIIIKLYQSSGGMPGGIPGGFLDGGVSPPGDASSRPTIVEV